Proteins encoded in a region of the Anopheles aquasalis chromosome 2, idAnoAquaMG_Q_19, whole genome shotgun sequence genome:
- the LOC126571935 gene encoding origin recognition complex subunit 2 encodes MSRRPLEQTPQKEAGDGRAKSYAGKEKLGPASELSAIVELPERPRRRSLRARVPNRRYLETSLSASDGENDAAVGGAQQTTNEEAEMEELGCKVSSAMLFEDQHDVAGKTLYGFRTPKKRDSMRKLAVQASAQRRSEVLRTPTTPRTPTALRTPSSVRQRQLMRLNTATILKTPAQVRQIRKRAIGKALQDAEEESDPSYSSESASSDSESSNAQSDSDADEEEVAAAVDTKTIRNQRSRSPTGAIPKGKIPDVRPAKKPTVKSLEHNYVPNSDQYFSNHAATKTLTSNHTLDLLATSRLPRDVMQQLLEENSSPLAHRERLQQAYDNYSLYFRKWMFILAEGCSVMLYGIGSKQLLMKHFIDQMLSNYPVVLVQGYFPDLSVKDVLDLICGEVLDMHVSTANTHEALDKIERQFCKHPELHLFLVINNLDSTALRNEATQSTLCRLAAINNVHLIASIDNHIAPAMWDTSNLSAYNFVWFDVTTLQPYTVETSFENSLMVQNADAPAFDAMKRVVCSLTSNARGIFNTIVNYQLANQKQQQQQQYAGMPMQELYRQCRESFLVSSDAALRCQLTEFFDHKLLRFNRNFETTEAVHIPLSLALLQRFVDEQDAT; translated from the exons GGCGATCGTTACGGGCTCGTGTGCCCAACAGACGCTACCTGGAAACATCCCTAAGCGCCAGCGATGGAGAGAATGATGCGGCCGTTGGTGGAGCGCAACAGACGACGAACGAAGAGGCCGAGATGGAGGAACTGGGCTGCAAAGTGTCCTCGGCGATGCTGTTCGAGGATCAGCATGATGTGGCCGGTAAAACGCTGTACGGGTTTCGTACACCGAAAAAGCGTGATTCGATGCGTAAGCTGGCCGTGCAGGCAAGCGCCCAGCGCCGTTCCGAGGTTCTCCGCACACCAACGACGCCCCGCACACCAACCGCTCTCCGGACCCCTAGCAGCGTGCGCCAGCGTCAGCTGATGCGGCTAAATACGGCCACTATTCTGAAGACACCGGCCCAAGTGCGTCAGATTCGGAAGCGAG CTATTGGCAAAGCTTTGCAAGATGCGGAAGAGGAATCCGACCCTTCGTACAGCTCGGAGTCGGCCTCTTCGGACAGCGAGTCTTCCAACGCGCAAAGTGATagcgatgctgatgaagaGGAGGTTGCTGCAGCAGTCGATACAAAGACGATCCGGAACCAACGGTCTCGGTCTCCGACAGGGGCGATACCGAAGGGTAAAATTCCGGATGTAAGGCCAGCGAAGAAACCGACGGTGAAATCATTGGAGCACAATTATGTGCCCAACAGCGATCAGTACTTTTCCAACCATGCTGCTACGAAAACGCTCACATCTAACCACACGCTGGACTTACTGGCCACATCGCGCCTGCCCCGGGATGTTATGCAGCAGTTGCTGGAAGAGAACAGCTCACCTTTGGCCCACCGGGAGCGACTGCAACAAGCGTATGACAACTATAGCCTTTACTTCCGTAAATGGATGTTCATACTGGCTGAGGGATGCAGCGTGATGTTGTACGGTATCGGATCCAAGCAGCTGTTGATGAAGCACTTCATTGATCAAATGCTAAGCAACTATCCCGTCGTGTTGGTGCAGGGTTACTTTCCTGACCTAAGCGTCAAGGACGTTCTGGATTTGATTTGTGGTGAGGTGCTCGATATGCACGTTTCGACAGCGAACACACATGAAGCGCTGGATAAGATCGAGCGCCAGTTCTGCAAACATCCCGAGCTGCATCTGTTTTTAGTCATCAACAACTTGGACAGTACGGCGCTGAGGAACGAGGCCACCCAATCGACGTTATGCCGGTTAGCGGCCATCAACAATGTCCACTTGattgcatcgatcgataatcACATCGCCCCGGCCATGTGGGACACGTCGAACCTGTCGGCGTACAACTTTGTCTGGTTCGACGTTACCACGCTCCAACCGTACACCGTGGAGACGTCGTTCGAGAATTCCCTGATGGTCCAGAACGCCGATGCGCCAGCGTTCGATGCGATGAAGCGAGTAGTATGTTCGTTAACATCGAACGCCCGCGGCATATTCAACACGATTGTCAACTATCAACTGGCCaaccagaagcaacagcagcagcaacagtacgccGGCATGCCAATGCAGGAGCTGTACCGTCAGTGTCGCGAATCGTTCCTCGTTTCCTCGGATGCTGCCCTGCGCTGCCAGCTTACCGAGTTCTTTGATCACAAATTGCTGCGGTTCAACCGCAACTTCGAAACTACCGAGGCGGTTCACATTCCGCTGTCGCTCGCGCTCCTTCAGCGGTTTGTCGATGAGCAGGATGCAACCTAA